ATTGTTAATACATTATCGATTTGTTTTATTTGCATAGCAATTTTTCTTAGAAAACTGTATGGTGCATTATAAATAACATAATATTTAGGTTTGAGTTCTGAGCGTTATTTAAACCATCCAACATTTGGTATGTTGTACCAAGTCTCTCCTGGAAATGATGGGAGAGATATTTATGCGACTTTATATGCTCAAAAAATGTTTTTTTTGGTAGAAGTTAGACAGAGAGAAGTTTTTTTTGAAGTTATACCTTACTTAGATGCTCGTAATCAGGCGGAATTAAACCTTCAAAAAGCTAGAAGAAAAGGATCAGAAGAACTATCTAAATGGGAGAATTTATTTACGCAAACTTTCTTATAAAATGTGAACCCTGCAAAATATTTAGAAATAAAAAATAAAATACCTTCAAATGTAAATATTCTTGCGGTAAGTAAAGGATTCAAAAGTCAAGAAATCAAGACTATTCAAAATATAGGTCAGAATGATTTTGGTGAAAGTAAGGTTCAAGAGGCGCTTGAAAAACAATTAACCTTAAAAGATAATAAACAAATAAATTGGCACTTTATTGGCAGAATACAAAGTAATAAAATAAGAAAAATAGTTCAAAATTTTAAATACATTCATTCAGTAGATTCATTTGAAAAGTTGCAAAAGATTTCTAATATTTCACGTGAAGAGAAGAAAATTCCATTAATAATGTTGCAGGTTAAGTTGAGTGATGACCCTACTAAAGGAGGCTTTAATCCTGAATTTTTAATAATGAAATGGAGAGAAATTCAAGAGTTGAAAAATATTTCATTAAATGGTTTGATGACTATCAATCCTAAAGGACTTAGCTCTAAAGAAAATTCAGGGTTGTTCAAAAAATGTCGTGCTCTCGCTGATTCACTGCAACTACCAGATTGTTCAATGGGGATGTCTGGTGATTGGGAGGAAGCTATTGACGCTGGATCTACTTGGTTAAGATTAGGATCATTGATTTTTGGGGGTAGATCCTAATTAGTTATTTTTTTATAAAAATCTTATCTATAAACTTGCAGTTAAGTTCAACTAACGTTATTTAAGTATAGGTAGTTTATTCATTTAAAAAATGAATCTATTACTTAAGGTTCTTTAACCTTAGTAATCAATTTTAAGAGGATTTAAAAGGTGTCACTTATTTCTAGATTAAAGGCAGTAGTTGCAGGGGATGAGTATCTCGATGATGATTTTGATGAGTTGGATTATGCTTCAGAGGATGAATTAAATGATATTAATAATTTCAAACAAAATCCAAAGAATGCAAATGCCCTTGCAAATTCCAATCCATTCGATTTTATGAATAACAACAGATCATCAAAAGTAGTTGGTATGCCTGGAATCTCAAATTCATCCTCAGAAGTAATCTTAATGGAACCAAGAAGTTTTGATGAGATGCCTCAAGCGATACAAGCATTAAGAGAAAGAAAAACTGTAATACTCAATTTAACTATGATGGATCCTGATCAAGCTCAAAGAGCGGTTGATTTTATTGCTGGGGGTACATATGCAATTGATGGACATCAAGAGAGAGTCGGTGAAAGTATTTTCCTTTTTGCTCCAAGTTGTGTAAATGTAACTAGTTCTTCCCCAGAAGAAGCTTCTCCTTCTTCTGTATCTACAGAAAACACACCACAATATAGTTTGGGCAAAAATACTACTCCTGAACCAGCATGGGGTAATTCTAAATTAAGTGCTTATTCATGATTAATCTGTGACAGATAAAATTGCGGTAATTGGTTTTGGAAATATTGCAAGTGCTATAGTTACACCTCTATTAGATAACAAATTAATTCAGCCAGAGAATGTTTTTTGTGTTGTAAATACAGAAAAAAGTTTAGAAAAAATAAAAAATAATTATAAACATAATATAAACGTTTATAAATCAGGTTCTAAAGAGTCAAAAATAATTTGGGATTGTCAATATAAACTTCTTTCGATAAAACCCCAACAATTAAATGACATAAGTGAGGCCCATCATATAAAAAATAAGGACAATTTAATAGTTTCTATTCTTGCCGGAGTTTCAATAAATAGACTTGCTCAAAAGTTTCCTAATCATAAATGTGTGAGAGTGGTTACAAATATTCCAATAACTATTGGAAAAGGTTTAACAGGGATTTCTTGGGGAGAAGAAATTACAGAAGATCAGAAACAATTTACAAAAAAATTATTTGAAAATACTAGTAAAATTTATGAATTTACTGAAGATTACCTTGATATATTTTTAGCTTTAACTTCATCAGGTCCTGCAATTATTTCTTTAATTATAGAAGCATTAAGTGATGGAGGGTTAAGCGGGGGATTACCAAAAATAATTTCAGAGGAACTTGTTATGGAAATGATACTAGGGACTATTTTTCTAATAAAGGAAAATAAACTTACTACTTCTGAGCTTAAAAATTTAGTAACCTCTCCAGGTGGAACAACTATTTCTGCTTTAAGGGTTTTAGAAAAAAAGAGTGTAAGGTCAGCATTAATTGAATCAATAGTTTCAGCTAGTAATAGAAGTAAGGAGTTTCGTTAGGTTTTTGAATTATCTTTTAAGTTCATATAAACTTTTTCAAGTGAATTTATATTTTTAGTAATTGTGTATCTCTGAAGTATACGTTCTCTAGCTTTCTCTCCAAGATCTTTTGTAAATGAAGGGTGTTCTACAAGAATTGGGATTATAGTTTTTAATTGTGCAGCCACATTATCAGTTGAAATTACTATTCCTGCTCCGTTATCTAAAACTTCACCGTCAGCTCCGGCATCTGTAGCTACACAAGCAGTACCAGCAGACATTGCCTCTAAAAGTGATAATGATAAACCTTCTACTAAGCTTGGTAAGAAAAAAACTTCTGCTATTTGCATTATTGCTATCCTAGTTTCTAAATCTAATTCGGCACCCCACCAAATTAATTTCTCATTACCAAGGTTAGAAAAACTATTTTCAAGTGTTGGCTTCATTGGCCCATCCCCAACAATAACTAATTTGCAATTTTGAGTTTTTGTTTGGCGCCAAGAACGTAAAAGTGCCTCGATATTTTTCTCATTTGCAATCCTTCCCATATATAAAAAGATTCTTTCATTTCCAAGTTTGTTTTTTACCTGATCATATTTTTTACTTTTTTCGCAAAAAGGTTTCCAAATATTTTCATCAACGCCGTTTGGAATAACTATTTGTTTGTCTGTAGGTACTCCTAATTTCTCAAGAACATTTTTTTGAGGTTCAGAAAAAATAATTATTTTATCGAACTTTGCTAAAGATGGAGCATAAAGTTGATAGGTTAATTGTTGAGTGCTCGCAGTTAGATTTCTATTTTTTGCATCAAATGGTGGATGAAAAGTTCCTATAAGAGGAACATTAATTTCATTACACAACTCTGGAAGTCTAAAGTCTAAAGGAGATAAAGTTAGGCTTGCATGTACTATGTCAGGCTTTAATCTTTCCAATGATAGCCTTAGCTCTTTTTCTGCCCTTGGTGAGGGTATTGTATAAACTTGAGATTTAATTAAATATGGGAGACTTACATCAGGATCATTTGCAAGAAATAATGGTTTTGATGAATTTGAACTAGAGGGATTGTCGAAATGAATAAAACTAATTTTATGCCCTCTGGCCTTCAATTCCTTAGTAATTGAATTACCATAAGTTACATTTCCGCAAAAAGGGGATTTTTTACCCAACCAGGCAATATGAACCACATTAATTGATTTAGCTATTTATAAAGTTAACAGTAAGAGCAGCTATGATTGTAATTTTTAAATTTTTTTATGATTTATGAAAATCTTAACTATATATTTCTCTCAACATTTTTAGTGAAGATAATTCTTTCTCTAGTTGAGCAGAGATCCAAGTCTCAATAATAAATAATATTTTAAGCCAGACTTTTTTAGGTCCCAATAACTCTCCATTAGATTTTATTGGTAATTCGGGAAAAAGAAGTCTTTGTAATAGAGCAACTTCAGATGCATTTATTTTTAGATTACTTTGAGGATCTTCAATTGACGAAAACCCTTCACTTGGCAAATAATAACAATTCCATTCCCAATTTCCTAAAGGCGGAATAATAGGTTCTCCAGTTTTACAGCAATGATGAATTGGTAAATTTATACCTCCAATGGCTAATAGATGGATTAAAGATTGAATACTCATTGAGAGCATTTTAATATCTTCTTCTTTAGATTCTTCATACAAATAAATCCTATCTAGATGTGCAAGAACACAAGATAAATAGTTTTGTTGCTTATCATTATTACCTACTAATAAAAAAGTTAATTCAGTTATTGCTTGTGCCGCTGCAAGACATTCAATATTTTTCCCTAGACCAGAATAGCTTTTTAATATTTTAATTTGACGTACAGATTTAAGATTTCTTTTCCCAAAAATTTGCAAACTTAAATATGTTAATGGAGTAGCTGCGGCAAGACTACTTTTAGGACGTCTAGCACCAGGTACCGCTAATCGAACAATCCCCTGCTCATCAGTAAGAATAGTTATTAATCTATCATTCTCGCCTAATGGAGAAGCTTTAATACAGAGACCCTCTAGTCTGCACTCTCCAGAACCAGACATTTAAATTACGTTAACTTCTTCAAAAATTTCACAAAAATTGGAAGTTCCCACGCAACTAATTCCAATATCAAACAAATCAATTACTTGCGTCAGTTTTTTTATGCCACCTACAACTTTGATTTGATTTTGAGAGCCTGTTATTTTTAGTATTTCTGTGACATCATTTGATGTAAGAGGAGATCCAAACCCGTCCCCGAATTGAAAATTTTTTATTCCTAATTCCAAACATATTTCTATCGCATTAATAAAGACTTCTTCTTGCAGTTTTGATTTATTTATGATTATTGAAACTGGTAATCCAGATAATTTAACTTGCTCAATTTCAGCAGCGAAAGTTTCTAAATTTCTTTTGGATAAATTGAAAAAGTTTGGGATATATTCAATTCCTTTTGCACCATTATCTTTTGCAAAACAAACTAATTCTTCAATAAACGAAACTGGTAAATCTGCTAAAGGGTAAGAAATAAGTGCGTTTATATCCGCACTGTAATTACCTAAAAAGTTTTTAAGATCAGTTAAATAATTTATTGAAGTAGAAATATTTTTGATATTGTATTTTCTTATTAAATCGCAATTCACACAGAAATCTTCCCATGATAAATAAGGGTTAATAATAATCGCATGAATTTTCTCGTTTAATTCATATTTAATATTGAGCATTTAAAACTTATTTAGATTGAATCAATCCATAACCTCCATGATTCCTTTTATATATAACTTGAAGTTCATTATTTTTCTTGTTTCGAAAAACATAAAAATCATGATCAATTAGATCTAATTGTTTTCTTGCTTCGTCTGATGAAATTGGAGTCATTTCAAAGTATTTATTTTTTATAGATGGCTCAGGCAGACTTGCTTCAGTTCCTTCTTTAAAAAAAGCTTTATCTAAAAAATTTGATTCCATACTTTCAATTGGTACAGAATCTTTATTTTTAAATTGTTTATTATGAATTGTTTTATTGTTTCTTTCTTTGTATTTGCGTAATTTTCTACAAAGTTTATTTGAAACTAAATCAATGCTTGAGTATAGATTTTCAGTTTTTTCTTCAGCTCTAATTACGGTACCATTTGCAAAAATAGTAACTTCTGCAGTTTGGAACGAGACTCTTGGATTCTTTTCAATTGAAAGGTGTATGTCAGCTTCTTTAACGATATCCTTATAGTGGTGTGTTGCTTTTTCTATCTTTGCCTCAGTATATTCTTTTAAAGCTCCAGTGAGCTCAAGATTCTTTCCATGGATTAAAATTTTCATAACAAATCTAAAAATATTTACTTACTTTCTAAATCTACTTAAATATGGATAATAGAACAGCAATAATTAAACAACCTGATAATATTTCTTCTTTTAATGATGTTTATAAATTACAAAAAGAATATCAAGAGGCATTGATTTTAGATAATTCTAAC
This window of the Prochlorococcus marinus XMU1410 genome carries:
- a CDS encoding PII-interacting protein PipX family protein, with translation MSSERYLNHPTFGMLYQVSPGNDGRDIYATLYAQKMFFLVEVRQREVFFEVIPYLDARNQAELNLQKARRKGSEELSKWENLFTQTFL
- a CDS encoding YggS family pyridoxal phosphate-dependent enzyme, with the translated sequence MNPAKYLEIKNKIPSNVNILAVSKGFKSQEIKTIQNIGQNDFGESKVQEALEKQLTLKDNKQINWHFIGRIQSNKIRKIVQNFKYIHSVDSFEKLQKISNISREEKKIPLIMLQVKLSDDPTKGGFNPEFLIMKWREIQELKNISLNGLMTINPKGLSSKENSGLFKKCRALADSLQLPDCSMGMSGDWEEAIDAGSTWLRLGSLIFGGRS
- a CDS encoding cell division protein SepF; amino-acid sequence: MSLISRLKAVVAGDEYLDDDFDELDYASEDELNDINNFKQNPKNANALANSNPFDFMNNNRSSKVVGMPGISNSSSEVILMEPRSFDEMPQAIQALRERKTVILNLTMMDPDQAQRAVDFIAGGTYAIDGHQERVGESIFLFAPSCVNVTSSSPEEASPSSVSTENTPQYSLGKNTTPEPAWGNSKLSAYS
- the proC gene encoding pyrroline-5-carboxylate reductase; the encoded protein is MTDKIAVIGFGNIASAIVTPLLDNKLIQPENVFCVVNTEKSLEKIKNNYKHNINVYKSGSKESKIIWDCQYKLLSIKPQQLNDISEAHHIKNKDNLIVSILAGVSINRLAQKFPNHKCVRVVTNIPITIGKGLTGISWGEEITEDQKQFTKKLFENTSKIYEFTEDYLDIFLALTSSGPAIISLIIEALSDGGLSGGLPKIISEELVMEMILGTIFLIKENKLTTSELKNLVTSPGGTTISALRVLEKKSVRSALIESIVSASNRSKEFR
- a CDS encoding glycosyltransferase family 4 protein, producing MVHIAWLGKKSPFCGNVTYGNSITKELKARGHKISFIHFDNPSSSNSSKPLFLANDPDVSLPYLIKSQVYTIPSPRAEKELRLSLERLKPDIVHASLTLSPLDFRLPELCNEINVPLIGTFHPPFDAKNRNLTASTQQLTYQLYAPSLAKFDKIIIFSEPQKNVLEKLGVPTDKQIVIPNGVDENIWKPFCEKSKKYDQVKNKLGNERIFLYMGRIANEKNIEALLRSWRQTKTQNCKLVIVGDGPMKPTLENSFSNLGNEKLIWWGAELDLETRIAIMQIAEVFFLPSLVEGLSLSLLEAMSAGTACVATDAGADGEVLDNGAGIVISTDNVAAQLKTIIPILVEHPSFTKDLGEKARERILQRYTITKNINSLEKVYMNLKDNSKT
- the recO gene encoding DNA repair protein RecO produces the protein MSGSGECRLEGLCIKASPLGENDRLITILTDEQGIVRLAVPGARRPKSSLAAATPLTYLSLQIFGKRNLKSVRQIKILKSYSGLGKNIECLAAAQAITELTFLLVGNNDKQQNYLSCVLAHLDRIYLYEESKEEDIKMLSMSIQSLIHLLAIGGINLPIHHCCKTGEPIIPPLGNWEWNCYYLPSEGFSSIEDPQSNLKINASEVALLQRLLFPELPIKSNGELLGPKKVWLKILFIIETWISAQLEKELSSLKMLREIYS
- a CDS encoding 2-deoxyribose-5-phosphate aldolase, whose amino-acid sequence is MLNIKYELNEKIHAIIINPYLSWEDFCVNCDLIRKYNIKNISTSINYLTDLKNFLGNYSADINALISYPLADLPVSFIEELVCFAKDNGAKGIEYIPNFFNLSKRNLETFAAEIEQVKLSGLPVSIIINKSKLQEEVFINAIEICLELGIKNFQFGDGFGSPLTSNDVTEILKITGSQNQIKVVGGIKKLTQVIDLFDIGISCVGTSNFCEIFEEVNVI
- the hpf gene encoding ribosome hibernation-promoting factor, HPF/YfiA family; this translates as MKILIHGKNLELTGALKEYTEAKIEKATHHYKDIVKEADIHLSIEKNPRVSFQTAEVTIFANGTVIRAEEKTENLYSSIDLVSNKLCRKLRKYKERNNKTIHNKQFKNKDSVPIESMESNFLDKAFFKEGTEASLPEPSIKNKYFEMTPISSDEARKQLDLIDHDFYVFRNKKNNELQVIYKRNHGGYGLIQSK